Proteins co-encoded in one bacterium genomic window:
- a CDS encoding acetate kinase, with the protein MNVLVLNCGSSSVKFQVIDTSLKKIDAGGEECLGRGLVERIGLGDTLLRFEPKGGKVIRQGGHLTDHRQAIEEILKILTKSEYAIIGDLSEIGAVGHRVVHGGERFARSMVVDDEVEAGIEECIDLAPLHNPANLRGYRMAKQLLPEIPHCAVFDTSFHQSMPPHAFMYGLPYSQYTKHGIRRYGFHGTSHRFMAFRLHKIYNVPRFGVHCISCHLGNGCSITAISEGRSLDTSMGFTPLEGLMMGTRTGDLDPSAIFYMMGREEMALHEVNTLLNKHSGLIGVSGVSNDMRELLRHEYQGNERASLAIKMFCYRAAKYIASYLPVVGPKIQAITFTGGIGENSPEIRKRIIEQLNVLGIFLDDELNGECIGRECMISSEKSRTPVYAIPTNEELVIARDTIRAIEGVL; encoded by the coding sequence ATGAATGTTCTTGTGCTGAACTGCGGGTCGTCATCTGTAAAATTCCAGGTGATCGATACTTCTCTGAAGAAAATCGATGCTGGGGGCGAGGAGTGCCTCGGCCGCGGGCTGGTTGAGCGGATTGGCCTGGGCGACACGTTGCTGCGCTTCGAGCCAAAGGGCGGCAAGGTCATCCGACAGGGCGGACACCTGACCGATCATCGCCAGGCGATCGAAGAAATCCTGAAGATCCTGACGAAGAGCGAGTACGCTATCATCGGGGACCTGTCGGAAATTGGCGCCGTGGGACACCGAGTCGTCCACGGCGGGGAACGTTTCGCCCGAAGTATGGTCGTTGACGATGAGGTTGAGGCCGGCATCGAGGAGTGTATCGACCTGGCGCCGCTGCATAATCCGGCAAACCTGCGCGGCTACCGGATGGCGAAGCAGTTGCTGCCGGAGATCCCCCACTGCGCCGTGTTCGACACCTCATTCCACCAGTCCATGCCCCCACACGCGTTCATGTATGGCCTGCCGTACAGCCAATACACCAAGCACGGCATTCGCCGCTACGGCTTCCATGGCACCAGCCACCGATTCATGGCCTTCCGGCTGCACAAAATCTACAACGTTCCGCGGTTCGGGGTGCATTGCATCAGTTGCCACCTGGGCAACGGCTGCAGCATCACGGCGATCAGCGAGGGCCGCAGCCTGGACACGAGCATGGGCTTCACCCCTCTGGAAGGCCTGATGATGGGAACCCGCACGGGCGATTTGGACCCGAGCGCGATCTTCTATATGATGGGCCGCGAGGAAATGGCCCTGCACGAGGTCAACACGCTGCTGAACAAACACAGCGGCCTGATTGGTGTCTCGGGCGTTTCCAACGACATGCGCGAGCTGCTGCGGCACGAGTATCAGGGCAACGAGCGCGCGTCGCTCGCGATCAAGATGTTCTGCTACCGGGCGGCGAAGTACATCGCCTCGTACCTGCCCGTCGTCGGACCGAAGATCCAGGCGATCACGTTCACCGGCGGGATCGGCGAGAACAGCCCCGAAATCCGGAAGCGCATCATCGAGCAGTTGAATGTCCTCGGGATTTTCCTGGACGATGAGTTGAACGGCGAGTGCATCGGTCGGGAGTGCATGATTTCCTCGGAGAAGTCGCGCACGCCGGTCTATGCGATTCCGACAAATGAGGAACTTGTGATCGCACGGGACACCATCCGGGCTATCGAAGGCGTTCTGTAG
- a CDS encoding type II secretion system GspH family protein, whose protein sequence is MGWLLRRRVSWSSRPGRRGFTLIELLIVVAIISILASIAVPNFLEAQTRAKVARIKADSRSLATAIESYRVDHNQYPPRQRYPSAANQAGIGDANTRIEDMSRFTTPISYIGRIPNDIFENTLAPPNNVIDYWDGDILESLPTDTEPAWTLVSVGPDSTMGHQGNMGHLPTMSATDAAFGTYRMDYDPTNGTISLGNVYRFQTQQQASEVFR, encoded by the coding sequence ATGGGTTGGCTTTTGAGGCGGCGGGTTTCCTGGTCTTCGAGACCGGGCAGACGAGGATTTACACTCATTGAACTCCTCATCGTCGTCGCGATTATCTCGATTCTGGCCTCCATCGCTGTTCCGAACTTCCTCGAGGCTCAAACGCGGGCCAAAGTGGCCCGGATCAAGGCGGACTCGCGAAGTCTCGCGACCGCGATCGAATCCTACCGGGTCGACCACAATCAATACCCACCCAGGCAGCGATATCCCTCTGCGGCGAACCAGGCCGGAATCGGCGATGCGAACACCCGCATCGAGGACATGTCACGCTTCACGACGCCCATCTCTTATATCGGGCGGATTCCCAACGACATCTTCGAAAACACCCTTGCGCCCCCTAATAATGTTATCGATTACTGGGACGGGGATATCCTGGAGTCCCTCCCCACGGATACGGAGCCGGCCTGGACGCTGGTTTCGGTAGGGCCGGATAGCACCATGGGGCACCAGGGAAACATGGGCCATCTGCCGACGATGTCCGCGACAGATGCGGCCTTTGGAACATACCGGATGGATTACGACCCGACGAATGGAACGATCAGTCTGGGCAACGTTTACCGTTTCCAGACGCAGCAGCAGGCAAGTGAGGTCTTTAGATAA
- a CDS encoding TIGR00266 family protein, which translates to MAKKAHEIEYQIIGDDMQFVEIILDPNETVVSEAGAMMFMRTGIDMDTRFGSASGDDSGGFMGKLMSAGKRMITGESLFLTTFTNEGQGKSSVAFAAPYPGKIIALNLEEHGTMLCQKDSYLCSALGVDVNVAFNKRFGAGLFGGEGFILQKLSGDGLAFCHAGGTIHWMDLGPGEELRVDTGCLVAFQEQVTYDIRFVKNVKTALFGGEGMVYAYMTGPGRVYLQSLPFSRLASRIYRAAPQTGGRRQGEGSILGGLGNLLDGDGL; encoded by the coding sequence ATGGCGAAGAAAGCACACGAAATCGAATATCAGATCATCGGCGACGATATGCAGTTCGTGGAGATCATTCTGGATCCCAACGAAACCGTCGTCTCCGAAGCCGGCGCGATGATGTTCATGCGCACTGGAATCGATATGGATACGCGGTTTGGATCGGCCAGCGGCGACGACAGCGGCGGTTTCATGGGCAAGCTGATGTCCGCGGGCAAACGAATGATCACTGGCGAAAGCCTTTTCCTGACGACCTTCACGAATGAAGGCCAGGGGAAGAGTTCCGTCGCGTTCGCCGCACCGTATCCCGGAAAGATCATCGCTCTGAACCTGGAAGAGCACGGGACGATGCTCTGCCAGAAGGACAGCTACCTGTGCTCTGCGCTGGGCGTGGATGTGAATGTGGCCTTCAACAAGCGATTCGGTGCGGGTCTGTTCGGCGGTGAAGGTTTCATCCTGCAGAAGCTTTCCGGCGATGGGCTTGCATTCTGTCACGCCGGCGGAACGATTCACTGGATGGACCTGGGGCCGGGCGAAGAACTTCGCGTCGATACGGGCTGCCTGGTCGCATTCCAGGAGCAGGTCACCTACGACATTCGGTTCGTCAAGAACGTCAAGACGGCGCTCTTCGGAGGCGAAGGAATGGTCTACGCCTACATGACGGGCCCTGGCCGTGTTTACCTGCAATCGCTGCCGTTCAGTCGTCTGGCCAGCCGCATCTATCGCGCTGCGCCACAGACCGGCGGCCGGCGCCAGGGCGAAGGCTCGATCCTCGGCGGCCTTGGCAATCTGCTGGATGGTGACGGCCTGTAA